One genomic segment of Candidatus Poribacteria bacterium includes these proteins:
- the xseA gene encoding exodeoxyribonuclease VII large subunit, whose product MSVPTKTVHSVSEITGLLKSLIEQHRPFQNVWVRGQVSNCSFPRSGHIYFTLKDENTQISCVLWRSSASRFRSFLRDGEEVELQGKVTVYGPQGKYQITVSQVKPLGVGALQRAFEALKQQLTEEGLFDPAHKKPLPSFPKKIGVVTSASGAAIQDIYQQLHKRYRLAEAVLHPTLVQGEGAAEGIVHAIRVLNMHDDIDVLIVGRGGGSVEDLWAFNEEIVARAIFASRIPVVSAVGHETDFTISDMVADHRAPTPSAAVEHIVPDQYELFERLEGTGAWLRKIISDRLTAHKTQLQEFETRLSPTRRMEAIHQLAQRIDDLETASRNAMERRLSDGKRDLQAFAHRLNALSPLATLERGYSISRKVSGEVLTSTQQVSVGDKIEVQLAHGHLACRVEEVRDAEND is encoded by the coding sequence ATGTCAGTACCAACAAAGACTGTCCACAGTGTCAGTGAAATAACGGGTCTGCTGAAAAGCCTGATAGAACAACATCGCCCGTTTCAAAATGTATGGGTTCGCGGTCAGGTGTCAAATTGCAGTTTCCCTCGTTCTGGGCATATCTATTTCACGCTCAAAGATGAGAACACCCAAATAAGTTGTGTCCTTTGGCGGAGCAGTGCATCTCGGTTTCGTTCTTTCCTCCGCGACGGTGAAGAGGTGGAGCTACAAGGCAAAGTTACGGTTTATGGGCCGCAAGGCAAATATCAGATAACGGTGAGTCAGGTGAAGCCGCTGGGAGTAGGAGCGTTACAAAGGGCGTTTGAAGCATTGAAGCAGCAACTCACTGAGGAGGGTTTATTTGATCCGGCGCACAAAAAACCGTTACCGAGTTTTCCGAAGAAGATTGGCGTTGTTACATCAGCGTCCGGTGCAGCGATTCAAGACATCTACCAACAGTTGCACAAACGGTATCGACTGGCTGAAGCCGTGCTACATCCAACGCTTGTCCAAGGTGAGGGTGCAGCAGAGGGTATAGTTCATGCGATTCGGGTGCTGAATATGCACGATGATATAGATGTGTTAATCGTCGGTCGCGGTGGTGGCTCAGTCGAAGACCTTTGGGCATTTAATGAGGAGATTGTTGCGCGTGCGATTTTTGCTTCCAGAATACCGGTGGTGTCTGCAGTAGGACATGAAACGGATTTCACCATCTCTGATATGGTAGCCGATCATCGGGCACCGACACCTTCTGCGGCAGTCGAACACATCGTTCCAGATCAATACGAACTTTTCGAGAGATTGGAGGGTACTGGCGCGTGGCTCCGGAAAATAATATCAGATCGGTTAACGGCACACAAAACGCAGCTTCAGGAGTTTGAGACGCGTCTCTCTCCAACGCGTCGCATGGAGGCTATCCATCAACTCGCTCAGAGAATAGACGACTTAGAAACCGCGAGTCGGAATGCGATGGAACGGCGGCTTTCTGATGGTAAACGCGATCTCCAAGCATTTGCGCACCGTCTCAACGCACTGAGTCCGTTGGCGACTTTAGAACGCGGCTATAGCATCAGTCGAAAAGTGAGTGGTGAAGTACTGACCTCAACGCAACAGGTGTCGGTGGGCGATAAAATCGAGGTGCAGTTGGCACACGGACATCTTGCGTGTCGCGTTGAAGAGGTTCGGGATGCAGAGAATGATTGA
- the xseB gene encoding exodeoxyribonuclease VII small subunit: MTFEEKLTKLSQIVEKLEEGSDLPLESSLKLFEEGIGLVVSCREMLETAEQRVTNLLETDEPQTANRK; the protein is encoded by the coding sequence ATGACTTTTGAAGAAAAACTCACTAAATTATCACAAATTGTTGAAAAATTGGAGGAAGGTAGCGACTTGCCTCTTGAGAGTTCCCTGAAACTTTTTGAAGAAGGTATCGGCTTGGTCGTATCTTGCAGGGAGATGCTCGAAACTGCGGAGCAGCGGGTAACGAACCTCCTTGAAACAGATGAACCGCAAACCGCAAACCGCAAATAG
- the dxs gene encoding 1-deoxy-D-xylulose-5-phosphate synthase has translation MFLEKINSPADLKTLEIDELKTLAEEMRAYLLEVLSEHPGHFAPNFGTIELAIALHTIYDTPRDKLIWDIGHQAYPHKLLTGRREAFPTIRQSGGISGFLSRAESEYDVFGAGHSSTSIAAALGIATARDLINETYKVVAIIGDGGLTGGMAFEALNAAGDFRNDMLVILNDNNMSISATVGAFSKHFHKVTSSPQYNFLRSRAKEFMNLISEDAKQIARKIEASLKLGTLFEEFGFRYFGPLDGNDLEALIPVLTGIRNLTGPILLHVVTEKGRGYAPAEADPVGFYSVSGPFNLETGKTTKPKPATPSYTEVFSQTLIELAKRDTRIVGVTAAMPGGTGLDKFAEVFPSRCFDIGLAEQCAVTFAGGLAAQGMRPVAAIYSTFLQRSYDQVLHDVCIQNLPVIFALDRAGLVGADGPTHHGVFDLAYLRSLPNMVVMAPKDEDELQSMVKTSLVYEGGPIAFRYPRGTGVGVKMALELQPLPIGKSEIIREGEDVLVIAIGNRVYPALEAAQTLADSGISATVINARFVKPLDTETIVPLAESIGKVITVEDGVVMGGFGSAVLEALAAADVTNVQVTNLGIPDEFIEHGDVQHLYALCQCDANGIARAAKMMAG, from the coding sequence ATGTTCTTAGAAAAAATCAACAGCCCCGCGGATCTCAAAACACTTGAAATTGATGAACTGAAAACGCTTGCTGAGGAGATGCGTGCTTACCTACTGGAAGTGCTTTCTGAACATCCGGGTCACTTCGCTCCGAACTTCGGCACGATTGAGTTAGCAATAGCACTGCATACCATCTACGATACACCGCGCGATAAACTAATTTGGGATATTGGGCATCAAGCCTATCCACATAAACTGCTTACGGGTAGAAGAGAAGCGTTTCCAACGATCCGCCAAAGTGGTGGGATTAGCGGATTTCTCAGCAGAGCCGAGAGTGAGTACGACGTTTTTGGTGCCGGACATTCGAGCACCTCTATCGCTGCTGCGTTAGGGATTGCGACAGCACGCGATCTTATCAATGAAACTTACAAAGTCGTTGCTATCATCGGCGACGGTGGATTAACAGGTGGGATGGCGTTTGAAGCCCTCAACGCCGCTGGCGACTTCAGAAACGATATGCTTGTGATCCTCAACGACAATAACATGTCGATTTCCGCGACTGTCGGTGCGTTCTCAAAACATTTTCATAAAGTCACAAGTTCACCACAATACAATTTTCTTCGCTCAAGAGCGAAAGAGTTCATGAACCTGATTTCGGAGGATGCCAAGCAGATAGCCCGTAAAATCGAGGCATCGCTGAAGTTAGGGACGCTCTTTGAGGAGTTTGGGTTCCGCTACTTCGGTCCGCTTGATGGCAACGATTTAGAGGCACTGATACCCGTATTGACAGGGATCCGTAACCTAACCGGTCCAATTCTGCTGCATGTTGTGACGGAAAAGGGACGGGGTTATGCGCCAGCGGAGGCGGATCCGGTCGGTTTCTATAGTGTCAGTGGTCCTTTCAACCTTGAAACAGGGAAAACGACCAAGCCAAAACCTGCGACGCCTTCCTATACAGAGGTATTCAGCCAAACGCTGATTGAGTTAGCGAAACGTGATACTCGTATCGTGGGTGTAACGGCAGCGATGCCGGGTGGAACCGGACTTGATAAGTTCGCTGAAGTGTTTCCGAGTCGGTGTTTCGATATCGGATTAGCGGAGCAGTGTGCGGTTACGTTTGCTGGGGGGCTCGCTGCGCAGGGAATGCGTCCGGTTGCTGCCATCTATTCGACATTCCTCCAACGGAGTTATGACCAAGTTTTACACGATGTGTGTATCCAAAACCTTCCCGTCATTTTTGCGTTGGACAGAGCCGGACTTGTCGGTGCAGACGGTCCGACGCACCACGGCGTTTTCGATCTGGCGTATCTCCGTTCTCTTCCGAATATGGTGGTGATGGCACCGAAAGATGAAGACGAGTTGCAGTCGATGGTGAAAACGTCGCTTGTTTATGAAGGTGGTCCGATTGCGTTTCGCTATCCACGTGGGACGGGTGTCGGTGTAAAGATGGCATTGGAACTCCAGCCACTCCCGATTGGTAAGAGCGAGATTATCCGGGAAGGCGAGGACGTGTTGGTCATCGCTATTGGCAACCGCGTCTATCCTGCATTGGAAGCGGCGCAAACTTTGGCGGATTCGGGCATCTCGGCAACGGTTATTAATGCTCGATTTGTGAAACCGCTGGACACTGAGACGATAGTTCCGCTTGCAGAAAGTATCGGCAAGGTGATTACAGTTGAAGATGGTGTGGTGATGGGTGGTTTTGGTAGTGCTGTCTTGGAAGCACTTGCTGCAGCCGATGTTACGAACGTGCAAGTCACGAACCTCGGCATCCCAGATGAATTTATTGAGCACGGTGATGTCCAACATCTTTATGCGTTGTGTCAGTGTGATGCGAACGGAATCGCCCGCGCTGCGAAGATGATGGCTGGTTAA
- a CDS encoding TlyA family RNA methyltransferase: MQRIDTFLVAHQLAESREQAKRLILAGAVTVNGDSMIKPGQQVPADAKVVVQAQQKYVSRGGFKLEKALSIFGVDVRDRVALDVGASTGGFTDCLLQHGAKFVYAVDVGYGQLAWKLRTHPQVLPIEKTNIRHLTVSHLENHEPRTANREEQQGMEDRKQGRKGVPQSSNLPIFQSSVKKISVAVIDVSFISLRTVLPSVVNLLTQQNREPRTANREPLDIIALLKPQFEAGKAHVKKGGVVSDKWVHIETIDNLSAFVNQKLNATLMGLTYSPIHKDIANIEYLLWFRVDRNAQADALVPNQTTAEIVDAAFERFG; the protein is encoded by the coding sequence ATGCAACGGATAGATACCTTCTTAGTAGCACATCAACTTGCGGAGAGTCGGGAGCAGGCGAAACGTCTCATTCTTGCTGGTGCGGTGACTGTCAATGGCGACTCCATGATTAAGCCGGGGCAACAGGTTCCTGCTGATGCGAAAGTCGTTGTGCAGGCGCAGCAGAAGTACGTAAGTCGCGGCGGTTTCAAACTGGAAAAGGCGTTATCTATTTTTGGCGTGGACGTGCGGGATCGGGTTGCGCTTGATGTTGGTGCATCAACGGGCGGTTTCACGGATTGTCTTCTCCAACACGGTGCCAAGTTTGTCTACGCTGTTGATGTCGGTTACGGGCAGCTCGCTTGGAAGTTGCGCACCCATCCACAGGTCCTACCCATTGAGAAAACGAACATCCGGCATCTAACGGTGTCACATTTAGAAAACCACGAACCGCGAACCGCGAACCGCGAAGAACAGCAGGGAATGGAAGATAGGAAGCAGGGAAGGAAGGGTGTCCCCCAATCTTCCAATCTTCCAATCTTCCAATCTTCCGTTAAAAAAATTTCTGTTGCTGTAATTGATGTGTCCTTCATTTCTTTGCGGACAGTGCTACCGAGCGTCGTTAATCTTTTAACACAGCAAAACCGCGAACCGCGAACCGCGAACCGCGAACCGCTTGATATTATCGCCCTCCTCAAGCCTCAGTTTGAAGCGGGGAAAGCACACGTCAAAAAGGGTGGCGTTGTGTCTGATAAATGGGTGCATATTGAGACGATAGACAACCTGAGTGCTTTTGTTAACCAGAAACTCAACGCAACCCTGATGGGACTCACCTATTCACCGATTCACAAGGACATCGCGAATATTGAGTATTTGCTTTGGTTCAGGGTTGATCGGAATGCTCAAGCGGATGCGCTCGTACCCAATCAGACAACAGCAGAGATTGTAGACGCTGCATTTGAACGGTTTGGTTAA
- a CDS encoding translocation/assembly module TamB domain-containing protein yields MEKADSKIRRFWRPATLIKMFVFLSIAFICGAFFFIRSGTFLEWVEGRLEVELRNRITNDYTVDIGEIKGNILGSVTIGSVSISKRGEPTPTVVATRKVVLKYNLLGLLSRRFEVKNLEVFEPQIHVVRDFDGSLNLTHILEPRTANREPRTATFDFAAGSIRLNRGKITYLDTQQDIHVAINDISIRINGELNTWDHDGELRIGKGSLTFNGAEKAINNFDADFVLLADGSRLEDFYFTFGDSELRVKGGFRRGESGTAKSKDRVGFAWDAVLNLRLDVSDVQQFLGEDIEIEGLLKAKLEAEGTDSALDIKAFSVSMPTFSMVQADSGRKIALAELAVEGHVKHAPIPTLTLTTLSTQIADGTLAGDGSIALETAPEGTLLKQYQQLTTSPFNYTGQWHATEVQLIPLLSMFVQLPEYLSDSVGHLSSTAKFSGTSTNLSNLKLAGEIALTETTLNEVGIEDSRFNCTIAAGELKVHGSFDGAAIDVTGSFPLEQPDVLDIQATGINFDTLTKIANTADIGGIGTSSATLSSDGILKGVLEVPDATFNDIPLGVLTGNYRYQEGRVFIEDGLLRGSSQQSVISSQQEDFRTDTEVLESAMTDSRSPIADRRYESRATINGTVDVSGEFPAAFSIIANPVYVQHYPKLLLGAEYPVEGELRGELKLDGTLVNLDGRADFSVIDGVAWGVYLDPLTLPLRIEDYNISISDFKITTRGQRLTMNVAVASNADLDLLVESDAPVRFEEIAKAANIADFPFEGEFDVRFIGILRKSEDADFRVELDCSDITYLDTGRGVKHLLGDAYLFGKLVESGNQPSAISRQQENLGTGEDVFTATKGLLTAESGAERNALMADSRYDFQGHGFDGTSRIRGTVSVVEGNPYRFTVESKGIDVAPFLRILHPTLAAVTGTADGRVSVSGTIADLAPAPASTESQEKRVYPYDVGIHIAASQLHYENSAGHRMPFTNAEPIRLHLKDDKWTIETLALVTGNREPRTALIDENPFIQLTGTFDAKTEAMNFQGGADGFTLVPFLRVFGLPDAVSQNGTGGYTIDITGTPALPVLALEWTLPRLTLKTEVSDVIMSDAGGKVMYQDEVLRFEGCAFKFFGNTINVGGTIDVQPETVDNSELHLRVDTIALDLATLPMGVTDSEITGMLEVSMEIGGTLAKPHILLYAETAVQRPINFTTYVPSITLEKLRVDIDFGSESIRIETVEANGQMGIGTYRAQGTAEFSRRDTDAIQFAIDVSASQVEIADYGVASGHVRLSGTGLAPKDITVIGEINELVLDGYDFHLVNSAPLLFRSDPASVSTNGKAEPLSVEIPLQITSPTMRASVHISVGGTLEAPTIAGVWQGTLNEKVWTGNLQYSNNQITIEDVSLKDGADTLILSGVVPFNLAFVSMDLSERHLEAPINLRIRGGELPLDFFPGINTLFSQTDGTVDIDVALQGTTQSPYLVGNVSLEALQLVLKNFHEPIRNMKVRLTAQEDRVDVPNFEFEMGSGSCRLQGGRLVLDGLVPKGIRLVGLRFEEFPIGSTVREIVPVEVMEDIEGHLTVSLRELSVPLDRFFAAGETLPVPQLQEMPSLVDLVAVSNGILSINSVRLAFKSLNRHYDFQDPQPVLIAISDGAVTLTEAFSLENQDTFSIKQTFSDEDRKPEGLLGDDRTISGKTTLRIDAGDIWQTNGEFDVALRVANFDVSALTDTWPLSYRVTGALSGTLQLNGTSENPKITIRRHTSDPAELYLHDVPIDLRWRVRYQNGVWEISKKRYVEVTFGENLLTFSWRMPYQLELIPFITRFQQAPEAIWQEFQQTPMDGILDVIVTDLDMLPFVVPGLGSATGGGNIHVELTGTIEAPQAIGSVSFDAVGLEFPDTGIDVKEAVGEIRLSEKGASITAFDGVLNGGNFSIRGSITAPPDRRIWQTPPVLDVSANVADVVFEQSEAYRANLNSAEFRLHGELLQPYLTGSLNIDSGYYQQNWEIVRDWLTGVSIKEADVALDYPILRDLYLDLDINIPSDFRVLSSITGPTDFEIACLGKLIGPINQPVFTGDVLIRDGKIGLVLQPFEFIEGSTISNRDSFNFDPTLNILLRTPNRIRGVLPRDESIIDIQVYATFTGTLNNPNFTLSAPTATTAEVLTHEDIIAFLLRSTSISRTFGRFTFSVQRPFEEDARYQAEYPLGENMSIKIETNDQGEHGVDIEFKGRF; encoded by the coding sequence ATGGAAAAAGCCGATAGCAAGATTAGGCGGTTTTGGAGACCTGCCACCCTTATCAAAATGTTCGTTTTCCTGAGCATAGCATTTATCTGCGGTGCATTTTTCTTTATCCGTTCAGGCACCTTCTTGGAGTGGGTAGAAGGGAGGCTTGAGGTCGAACTCAGAAATCGGATAACAAACGACTATACTGTGGACATTGGTGAGATAAAGGGGAATATTTTAGGGAGCGTTACAATTGGTAGTGTTTCAATTTCAAAGAGGGGAGAACCAACCCCAACAGTAGTCGCCACAAGGAAAGTTGTTCTCAAATACAATTTGCTCGGGCTCCTAAGCCGCAGATTTGAGGTGAAGAATCTGGAGGTATTTGAACCACAGATTCACGTCGTGCGGGATTTCGACGGTAGTCTCAATCTTACACATATTCTTGAACCGCGAACCGCGAACCGCGAACCGCGAACCGCGACTTTTGATTTTGCCGCTGGTTCGATTAGACTGAATCGTGGCAAAATTACTTACCTTGATACACAGCAAGATATCCATGTAGCAATCAACGACATTTCTATTCGGATAAATGGGGAGCTTAACACGTGGGACCATGATGGAGAATTGCGGATTGGGAAGGGAAGTCTAACCTTCAACGGTGCTGAGAAAGCGATTAATAACTTTGATGCCGACTTTGTGCTATTGGCGGATGGCAGTCGGTTAGAGGACTTTTATTTCACGTTTGGCGATTCGGAACTGAGAGTCAAAGGTGGATTTAGGCGGGGAGAGAGCGGCACCGCGAAGAGCAAAGACCGTGTGGGCTTTGCCTGGGATGCGGTTCTCAATCTCAGATTGGATGTCTCGGATGTCCAGCAATTTCTTGGGGAAGATATAGAAATTGAAGGTCTACTAAAAGCGAAATTGGAAGCCGAAGGCACAGACTCCGCTTTAGATATTAAGGCGTTTTCTGTGAGTATGCCGACGTTTTCTATGGTCCAAGCAGATAGTGGTCGAAAAATAGCATTGGCAGAATTAGCGGTTGAAGGGCATGTTAAACACGCCCCCATCCCAACGCTAACACTGACAACCCTCAGCACACAAATTGCCGATGGTACCTTAGCCGGTGATGGAAGCATCGCATTAGAAACCGCGCCAGAAGGTACACTCCTGAAGCAATACCAACAGTTAACAACCTCTCCATTTAATTACACTGGACAATGGCATGCCACAGAAGTCCAACTCATCCCACTTTTGTCAATGTTTGTTCAACTTCCCGAATACCTCTCAGACAGCGTGGGACACCTCTCAAGCACAGCAAAATTCAGTGGAACCAGTACTAACCTCTCAAATCTCAAGCTCGCCGGTGAAATAGCGTTGACCGAAACGACGCTCAATGAAGTTGGAATTGAAGATTCAAGGTTCAATTGCACGATTGCAGCCGGGGAATTGAAGGTGCATGGCAGTTTTGATGGTGCCGCGATTGACGTTACAGGCTCTTTTCCGTTGGAGCAGCCGGACGTTTTGGACATTCAGGCAACGGGTATCAATTTTGACACATTGACAAAGATTGCCAACACTGCGGATATCGGAGGTATAGGAACATCGTCTGCGACCTTGTCATCGGATGGTATACTCAAAGGGGTTTTGGAAGTGCCGGACGCAACCTTCAACGACATCCCGCTCGGCGTTCTAACGGGAAATTATCGGTATCAAGAGGGTCGGGTATTTATTGAAGATGGATTGCTAAGGGGTAGCAGTCAGCAGTCAGTAATCAGCAGTCAGCAAGAGGACTTTAGGACAGACACAGAGGTTTTGGAGTCCGCAATGACTGATAGTCGATCGCCGATAGCCGACCGCCGATATGAAAGTCGTGCCACGATTAACGGGACTGTGGACGTTAGCGGCGAGTTTCCAGCGGCGTTCAGTATCATCGCAAATCCTGTCTACGTTCAGCACTATCCAAAGTTGTTATTGGGTGCGGAATATCCTGTAGAGGGTGAACTCAGAGGCGAACTCAAATTAGATGGGACACTCGTCAATCTGGATGGTCGAGCAGACTTTAGCGTCATTGATGGTGTGGCGTGGGGAGTCTATTTGGATCCGCTGACGCTTCCCCTGAGAATTGAGGATTACAACATCAGTATTTCCGATTTTAAGATAACCACGCGTGGGCAGCGGCTTACGATGAACGTTGCCGTGGCTTCTAACGCAGATCTTGATCTCTTAGTGGAAAGCGACGCGCCTGTTCGCTTTGAAGAGATTGCTAAAGCCGCAAATATAGCCGATTTTCCTTTTGAAGGCGAGTTCGATGTTCGGTTCATCGGGATACTCAGGAAGTCAGAGGATGCTGATTTTCGGGTTGAATTGGACTGCTCGGATATAACCTATTTAGACACCGGACGCGGTGTTAAGCATCTTCTCGGCGATGCGTATCTGTTCGGTAAACTTGTGGAGAGTGGCAATCAGCCGTCAGCAATCAGCCGTCAGCAAGAGAACCTTGGGACAGGTGAAGACGTTTTTACCGCCACAAAGGGGTTACTGACTGCTGAGAGTGGAGCGGAGCGGAACGCCCTGATGGCTGATAGCCGGTATGATTTTCAGGGACACGGCTTTGATGGAACAAGTCGGATTAGAGGGACTGTGAGTGTGGTGGAGGGTAATCCGTACCGTTTCACTGTAGAGAGTAAGGGGATAGATGTTGCTCCGTTTCTACGTATCTTGCACCCAACGCTTGCGGCAGTTACGGGAACCGCTGATGGACGGGTTTCTGTAAGTGGGACGATAGCCGACTTGGCACCTGCACCTGCATCTACTGAATCCCAAGAAAAGAGGGTGTATCCTTACGATGTTGGCATTCACATTGCCGCGAGTCAACTCCATTACGAGAACTCGGCAGGACACAGGATGCCGTTCACAAACGCAGAACCGATTCGCTTACACCTCAAAGACGATAAATGGACGATTGAGACGCTCGCGCTGGTGACCGGGAACCGCGAACCGCGGACCGCTTTAATAGACGAAAATCCTTTTATTCAACTGACAGGCACCTTTGACGCGAAAACCGAAGCGATGAATTTTCAGGGCGGGGCTGACGGTTTTACACTGGTACCCTTTCTTCGAGTGTTCGGGCTGCCTGATGCGGTATCACAGAATGGCACGGGTGGATATACTATAGACATAACAGGGACACCAGCACTTCCCGTGTTGGCATTAGAATGGACACTTCCAAGGTTAACATTGAAAACCGAGGTCAGTGATGTCATTATGAGCGATGCGGGTGGTAAGGTTATGTATCAAGACGAAGTCCTGCGTTTTGAGGGTTGTGCTTTCAAATTTTTCGGCAACACTATAAACGTCGGAGGTACCATTGACGTTCAACCTGAAACAGTTGACAATTCCGAACTGCATCTCCGTGTTGACACCATCGCGCTGGATCTCGCTACATTGCCGATGGGGGTTACCGATAGTGAAATAACAGGGATGTTAGAGGTTTCCATGGAGATTGGCGGCACACTCGCTAAACCGCATATACTACTCTATGCTGAAACAGCAGTTCAACGTCCGATTAATTTTACAACTTATGTTCCGTCTATCACATTGGAAAAACTGCGTGTTGATATCGATTTCGGTTCAGAATCTATACGTATCGAAACAGTGGAGGCAAACGGGCAGATGGGTATTGGGACCTATCGCGCGCAAGGAACAGCGGAGTTCTCACGCCGAGATACCGACGCGATACAGTTCGCTATTGATGTATCGGCATCGCAGGTGGAAATTGCGGATTATGGTGTCGCTTCAGGACACGTCAGACTTAGCGGGACGGGTTTAGCCCCAAAAGATATAACCGTCATTGGTGAAATCAATGAACTTGTTCTTGATGGCTATGATTTCCATCTCGTGAATAGCGCGCCACTCCTATTCCGTTCGGATCCAGCGTCGGTATCTACTAACGGGAAAGCGGAGCCTCTCTCCGTAGAGATTCCGCTACAAATTACGTCTCCCACAATGCGTGCATCGGTACACATCAGCGTAGGCGGTACGCTTGAGGCACCTACTATCGCAGGCGTATGGCAGGGGACCCTGAATGAAAAGGTTTGGACAGGAAACCTCCAGTACAGCAACAATCAGATAACGATTGAAGATGTTTCGCTAAAAGATGGTGCTGATACACTAATACTTAGCGGCGTTGTTCCGTTTAATTTGGCGTTTGTGTCGATGGACCTCTCTGAACGCCATCTCGAAGCACCGATCAATCTGCGCATCAGAGGAGGTGAACTACCGTTGGATTTTTTCCCCGGTATCAACACGCTTTTTTCTCAAACAGATGGCACTGTTGATATAGATGTCGCACTGCAAGGTACGACGCAATCCCCTTATCTGGTAGGGAATGTATCTCTTGAGGCGTTGCAACTTGTTTTAAAGAATTTCCACGAACCGATCCGAAACATGAAGGTCCGGCTGACTGCCCAGGAAGATAGGGTGGATGTCCCGAATTTTGAGTTTGAAATGGGGTCGGGTTCCTGTAGACTTCAAGGTGGACGCTTGGTATTAGATGGATTGGTTCCTAAAGGGATAAGATTAGTGGGCCTGCGGTTTGAAGAATTTCCGATCGGTTCAACGGTGCGAGAGATTGTACCCGTGGAGGTTATGGAAGATATTGAAGGCCATCTAACAGTCTCACTCAGAGAACTCAGCGTGCCTCTTGACAGGTTTTTTGCGGCTGGAGAGACGCTACCGGTTCCGCAGCTTCAAGAGATGCCTTCGCTTGTGGATCTTGTGGCTGTTTCAAATGGAATTTTATCGATTAATAGCGTCCGACTCGCTTTCAAGTCACTCAATCGGCACTACGATTTCCAAGACCCGCAACCCGTCCTTATCGCCATCAGTGATGGTGCTGTTACGCTAACCGAGGCGTTCAGCCTTGAAAATCAAGATACGTTCTCAATCAAACAGACCTTTAGCGACGAAGACAGGAAGCCGGAAGGGCTCCTCGGCGATGATCGGACGATCTCAGGTAAAACAACATTGCGCATTGATGCTGGGGACATCTGGCAGACAAACGGTGAATTTGATGTAGCACTACGGGTGGCGAATTTCGATGTCTCGGCATTGACAGATACTTGGCCTCTGTCTTATAGGGTTACAGGTGCGCTGTCTGGGACTTTACAGTTGAATGGAACAAGTGAGAACCCGAAGATAACAATCCGGCGACATACAAGCGATCCTGCTGAACTTTATCTGCACGATGTGCCGATTGATCTGCGATGGCGGGTTCGGTATCAAAATGGGGTGTGGGAAATTTCAAAAAAACGGTATGTTGAAGTTACCTTCGGTGAAAATTTGCTGACTTTCTCATGGAGGATGCCTTATCAACTGGAGCTCATTCCTTTTATTACGAGGTTTCAACAGGCACCAGAAGCGATCTGGCAGGAATTTCAACAGACCCCGATGGACGGTATTCTGGATGTTATCGTAACAGACCTTGACATGCTACCATTTGTGGTGCCTGGACTCGGCTCTGCAACGGGGGGAGGTAATATTCACGTTGAGTTGACAGGCACGATTGAAGCACCGCAAGCGATAGGCAGCGTGTCTTTTGACGCTGTAGGGCTTGAATTTCCAGATACTGGCATTGATGTTAAGGAGGCTGTGGGTGAAATTCGGTTATCTGAAAAAGGGGCGAGCATTACAGCGTTCGATGGTGTATTGAATGGCGGTAATTTTTCGATTCGAGGTTCAATTACCGCACCGCCAGATAGACGGATATGGCAAACGCCGCCGGTGCTGGATGTTTCTGCTAATGTCGCGGATGTGGTCTTTGAACAGTCAGAAGCGTATCGGGCGAACCTGAATTCTGCCGAATTCCGTCTGCATGGCGAATTGCTGCAGCCATACCTAACAGGGAGTTTGAACATAGATAGTGGCTACTATCAGCAAAATTGGGAAATTGTGAGAGATTGGCTCACGGGGGTTTCAATAAAAGAAGCCGACGTTGCGTTAGATTATCCAATCCTACGGGATTTATATTTGGATCTGGATATCAATATCCCATCCGATTTCCGAGTTCTCTCGTCGATTACCGGACCGACAGACTTTGAAATTGCGTGCTTAGGGAAACTCATCGGTCCGATCAATCAACCGGTTTTCACAGGGGATGTGTTGATACGTGATGGAAAAATAGGTCTTGTTTTACAGCCTTTTGAATTTATAGAGGGTTCGACGATTAGTAATCGGGATTCCTTTAATTTTGATCCGACCTTGAATATCCTTCTCCGAACCCCAAACCGTATTCGCGGGGTCCTGCCGAGAGATGAGAGTATTATAGATATCCAGGTTTATGCGACGTTCACCGGCACCTTAAATAATCCAAATTTTACACTGAGTGCGCCGACTGCGACAACAGCCGAGGTCCTGACACATGAAGATATCATAGCGTTTCTGCTCCGTAGTACTTCAATCTCAAGAACGTTTGGTAGATTTACGTTTAGCGTTCAGCGTCCATTTGAGGAAGATGCGCGTTATCAGGCAGAGTACCCACTTGGCGAAAATATGTCCATCAAAATTGAGACTAACGATCAAGGAGAACATGGGGTCGATATCGAGTTTAAGGGGCGGTTTTAA